In the Octadecabacter sp. SW4 genome, one interval contains:
- the cobM gene encoding precorrin-4 C(11)-methyltransferase: MTVYFIGAGPGDPELLTLKAARIIGDCPVCLFAGSLVPEAVVACAPKGARVLDTAPMTLDDTHAELLAAHAKGQDVARVHSGDPSLYGAIAEQIRRLKADGIDYQIIPGVPAYAAAAAALGTELTVPQVAQSIVLTRMSMKSTSMPEGETLANFARSGATLAIHLGIRALREIERQLIPHYGADCPVAVAYRVGWPDQQMIRGTLSDIREKVRAAKITRTALILVGPALSDSHGFPDSALYDPAKPHVLRPKVKPAN, from the coding sequence ATGACCGTTTATTTTATCGGCGCGGGGCCGGGCGACCCTGAATTGCTGACCCTGAAGGCGGCGCGCATCATCGGCGATTGTCCGGTGTGTTTGTTCGCAGGATCATTGGTGCCCGAGGCGGTGGTTGCCTGCGCGCCAAAGGGGGCGCGTGTGTTGGATACTGCGCCGATGACCCTTGATGATACTCACGCTGAGTTATTGGCGGCCCATGCCAAGGGGCAGGATGTGGCGCGGGTTCATTCCGGCGATCCCTCGCTTTACGGGGCGATTGCCGAACAGATCAGGCGCCTCAAGGCGGACGGCATTGACTACCAGATCATTCCGGGTGTGCCCGCCTATGCGGCGGCGGCGGCGGCGTTGGGGACGGAGCTGACCGTGCCGCAGGTGGCGCAGTCTATCGTGCTGACGCGCATGTCGATGAAATCGACCTCCATGCCCGAGGGCGAGACCCTGGCGAACTTCGCCCGCTCGGGTGCAACGCTGGCGATCCACCTGGGTATCCGCGCGCTGCGCGAGATCGAGCGACAGTTGATCCCCCATTATGGTGCCGATTGCCCTGTGGCAGTGGCCTACCGCGTGGGCTGGCCTGATCAGCAGATGATCCGCGGCACGCTCAGCGACATCCGCGAAAAGGTGCGTGCGGCCAAGATTACCCGCACGGCGCTGATTTTGGTCGGTCCCGCGCTGAGTGATTCGCACGGTTTTCCCGATTCCGCGCTTTATGATCCGGCCAAACCGCATGTGCTGCGCCCCAAGGTGAAACCCGCAAACTAA
- a CDS encoding MalY/PatB family protein: protein MWLAQMDFQPAPCLQQAMAAIMAEGEYGYFSGLGKFFESVAWWYENRHGWSPDPAHMFATHGIGNAIGIALQAMTEPGDGVIMFSPVYNEFLSKVMRNGRRPVQSPLVVDADGIYRMNLEALENQLTGDEKAVLFSAPHNPAGRVWEVSELRALAAFCDRHDLLLISDEIHHDLTFPGQEHTPTAIAAPDSLPRLITMCAASKTFDIAGLRTGYVIIPDDALRARFAKLHSGLDIQCNRVGIDLTRAAYTPEGAAWVDDLVQVLDRNRRILCDGLNTIPGVTAMPMQSTFLSWVDFTGTGMSHAELDKRIIKDARIMPSPGEIFGPRHEMWKRINIGAPTAIIQDAVERLQAAFSDLQ, encoded by the coding sequence ATGTGGTTGGCACAAATGGATTTCCAGCCCGCCCCCTGTTTGCAACAAGCGATGGCGGCAATCATGGCCGAGGGCGAATATGGCTACTTTAGCGGTCTCGGCAAATTCTTCGAAAGCGTCGCGTGGTGGTATGAAAACCGCCACGGCTGGTCGCCAGATCCGGCCCATATGTTCGCCACCCACGGCATCGGAAATGCCATCGGTATCGCGCTCCAGGCGATGACCGAACCGGGTGACGGGGTCATTATGTTCAGCCCGGTTTACAATGAATTTCTCAGCAAGGTCATGCGCAACGGGCGCAGGCCGGTGCAATCGCCGTTGGTTGTCGATGCCGATGGGATCTATCGCATGAACCTTGAAGCGCTCGAAAACCAACTGACGGGCGATGAGAAGGCCGTGTTGTTCTCGGCACCCCATAATCCCGCCGGGCGCGTCTGGGAGGTGTCAGAACTGCGGGCACTTGCAGCCTTCTGCGACCGGCACGATTTGCTTCTGATCTCGGACGAAATCCACCACGACCTGACATTCCCCGGCCAAGAACACACCCCTACGGCCATCGCCGCGCCAGACTCCCTGCCGCGCCTGATCACCATGTGTGCGGCCTCAAAGACCTTTGATATCGCCGGGTTGCGCACCGGTTACGTGATCATCCCCGACGATGCGCTGCGCGCACGTTTTGCGAAACTGCACAGCGGGTTGGATATCCAGTGCAATCGCGTGGGCATTGACCTGACCCGTGCGGCATATACGCCCGAAGGGGCGGCGTGGGTTGATGATCTGGTGCAGGTGCTGGATCGCAATCGCCGGATTCTTTGCGACGGGCTCAACACAATCCCAGGTGTCACGGCGATGCCGATGCAATCCACATTTCTATCATGGGTCGATTTCACGGGCACGGGAATGTCGCACGCCGAACTCGACAAACGGATCATCAAGGACGCGCGGATCATGCCCAGCCCGGGCGAGATTTTCGGCCCCCGTCACGAAATGTGGAAACGCATCAACATCGGCGCACCGACGGCGATCATTCAAGATGCTGTTGAACGCCTGCAAGCCGCATTCAGCGATCTTCAGTAA
- the def gene encoding peptide deformylase — translation MTLRKILIHPDPRLKTVTAPVAEISDQVRRLSDDMLETMYDAPGIGLAAPQVGVMSRLLVMDAVKEEGASPRPMVLINPEVIWSSEDTNVYEEGCLSIPEQYGEVTRPAEVKVRWTGLDGKTVEEQFDGLWATCVQHEIDHLNGKLFIDYLKPLRRQMITRKMQKLKRELARESE, via the coding sequence ATGACATTGCGAAAGATACTGATCCATCCCGACCCGCGCCTGAAAACCGTGACCGCCCCTGTTGCTGAAATCAGCGACCAGGTGCGTCGCCTTTCAGACGACATGCTGGAAACCATGTATGATGCGCCGGGCATTGGCCTTGCCGCGCCACAGGTCGGCGTCATGAGCCGTTTATTGGTCATGGACGCGGTCAAGGAAGAAGGGGCATCGCCCCGCCCGATGGTCCTGATCAACCCCGAGGTTATCTGGTCTTCCGAGGACACGAATGTCTACGAGGAAGGCTGCTTGTCGATCCCCGAACAATATGGCGAAGTCACCCGCCCCGCCGAAGTCAAAGTGCGCTGGACGGGTCTGGATGGCAAAACGGTTGAAGAGCAGTTTGACGGGCTATGGGCGACATGCGTGCAGCATGAGATTGACCACCTGAACGGCAAGCTGTTCATTGATTACCTTAAGCCGCTGCGCCGTCAGATGATCACCCGCAAGATGCAAAAGTTGAAACGCGAATTGGCGCGCGAAAGCGAATGA
- the def gene encoding peptide deformylase yields MSRAFVPWPSAVLRTPAAEVEEITDEIGALWDEMISAMDAMPGVGLAAPQLGVGLRLAVVDASDKRGQAICMANPSILHASVELRAHQEASPNLPGVAAVLKRPRAVTVRFMNDQGMWDRKELVGLWATSVQHQIDHLNGRMYFDRLSRVKRDMLLKKAAKLR; encoded by the coding sequence ATGAGCCGTGCCTTCGTGCCCTGGCCAAGCGCGGTCTTGCGCACCCCCGCCGCCGAAGTCGAGGAGATCACAGACGAAATCGGCGCGCTTTGGGACGAGATGATTTCGGCGATGGACGCCATGCCCGGTGTCGGTTTGGCGGCCCCGCAGCTGGGCGTTGGATTGCGCCTTGCCGTCGTCGATGCCAGCGACAAACGCGGGCAGGCGATCTGCATGGCCAACCCGAGTATCCTGCACGCAAGTGTCGAGCTGCGCGCGCATCAGGAAGCCTCGCCCAATTTGCCCGGTGTGGCGGCGGTGTTGAAGCGCCCTCGTGCCGTGACGGTGCGGTTCATGAACGATCAGGGCATGTGGGACCGCAAGGAGTTGGTCGGGCTGTGGGCGACCAGCGTGCAGCACCAGATCGATCATCTGAACGGCCGGATGTATTTTGACCGCCTTAGCCGTGTGAAACGCGATATGTTGCTGAAAAAGGCTGCAAAACTGCGCTAG